The genomic stretch TCCCAAGCATCAACACTTTCATTAGATTGATCATGCGAAACTGATAATTCTGGTGTTTGATCATGTTCAGAAAAATCGATATCTGCAGGGTTTGAAAGTAGAGGCTCCTTTGTAGGGGTCTTGAATTTATAATCTGGAACATTCTGACTTATGGGTTTCTGGAGAAAAGACAAAATTTGACGGGCTGCAGAAACAGATGGAAGTAAATTGTAAGGTTCAGATAAATACAGCATAAAGCATCTCAATAACCAATAGGCATTTCTCAGAAGTGCATTTGCACTCTTAATCtaaattttcttttattataaaattGTCAAGGAGTTATAAAACACCGAGATATATCTGATACTccatggtaaaaaaaaaaaaacaaaatgatAACATGAACATCTGCAGAAGCAAACATTTCACAAGAAAATCTccaaatttgaaaaacaaaaccaatatatataaccaaaatatatgtatacatataaatatacaaatagttcaaagataaacaaaatgGAATATTGCCTCGTTTCAATATCGTTGCAAGTAATTTTAAGACAATCATAGACACACCATTCCGTAGAGGCTCGTCTGTAAGGGGTGTCCTGCTAGATTCCTTTGTGTCAATTTTAGCCGATATGCTAATGTCTGATACTGTAGCTTTCCTCAAACAAGCATTGCCGGAAGGTTTGTCTGCCATGCATACCAAAACATTAAGGCCTATATCCCTATACAAGAATGAATCTGAATCTGAAATGTACAACACCCGATCTGTTCTAGTAAAATGAAAAGAACACAGTTTCCCTTGATAACCACGACTTCATTGTCAAAAGCACAAATCTGATCTGCTGGCCTACATGCATGATTCTAACTAATTAACGCCATTATAACTCTTCTAAATATTATAAAGCAACAGCAGAGAACCACAATGTCAAAGCAAGGGTGTGATAATCAAAATTTGCATAAGATACAAAGAATAACGAatgatttattaaataaataaaccacCAAAAAGGGCAATATTTAAAAGAATAACACACAAACCTTTTAAAAAAGATTTATTAAATGCAAGAGAATTTTGTTGTCTGTGCATTTTCCCTATTTCCTTAACAATCTTACAGCAGTTTTCCTGAGCACTCAAAGCAGCTATTGGTTCACTGTTTCCTTCAGGCTGTCCAATGTCAACCAAATAAGCATCAAATACAAACGATACGCCAGTTCTTATAACTTCATCTCTTCTCAAGAATCCACTATTCAAGACTTTTCTCGTTTCATCATACAGCATTGCCTAACCAAAATAGTGGTGTGTTAGGATCAAACTGAAACAACAAGAACACACGAATGCAAGAAAGTCAATCGTCTATGATGGTTACATAAGTTACTCAACATAGAATGGCTGGATATATTTTTGGGAAATGACCAACTTAAGTCAGTGGTGTAAGGAAGTTCTTAAAGAAATCTAGAACAGAACAAATACCTGCCTCCCACGAGAGCCACTATTTGCAATCCTTAAGAAACCATCGTGATACTTCTTGGACTTTTGAGTCAACTGTGATGTGTACATGACCTGCCACTCTACATgaaaacatatttaatacacagaACTAATAATTGGGAAAACCAAACAAGTTGAAAATGTCTTTTGAGTCAACTTTGATGTGTACATGACCTGCCACTCTACATGAAAACATACTTAATAGACAGAAAACTAATAATTGAGAAAACCAAACAAGTTGAAAATGTTAACCTGTTGGACTAGATTGTGTTGTATCTTGACTACTATGAGATGCCCCAGATTTAAATTCACTCTTGGCAAACTCTGGAATGAAGTAAAATATCAGTTTCAGTATGGTACATTATTTCAGCTCCTCTGGAGCAATGAATACAAAaatacagaaaaacaaatgtattGAACAGTTATTTCAGAAAATTCATAATTTGAGAAGTTAATGTGACATTTACTTACCTTCTTTAACAGTTTTAAAAGAGTTGTTTCCGTGACCATAGTTTCGCTGTCCATTCATGATTCCTGTTTCTCTTGCAACATTAGAATTACTTCCCCCAAAACTCTTGTGATCTCCATGAGGTTCTCCAATTTGAACTAAATGAGCATCAAAAGAAATTGTTGCTCCAGATTCTATCTTCTCATCCTTCTTTAAAAACTTACTTTCTAGGGTACTTTTGCTTTCATCCAACAGCATGAGCTGAACCGAGACAAAATGGGGGCAGCGTGAGAAATCATTTAGTCATTCAAGGCTTAATTGTAGTGGAAGTGGACAaacacaagaaaataaaatagacCAATGAAAGAAACACATATTTTGATATATCATTCATTCAGATTACACACAAAATAAATGTAGTTAAGAATCAACCTGCCTCCCCATGGATCCACGAATCTCGAGCTGCACAAAACCATCATGAAACTTCTTAGCCTTTTTAGTAATCTGTGTCGTGTACAGGACCTCCCATTCTACATTATAGAGGGTTACTTAGACAAAAACTACAGTATAAAATTACATCAAAGTTCAAACAGAACAAAGAGTACACAAACAACTTggtaaaatttataaaattgaaACGAAACTGCTGCAAATGACAAAACTACAGTTACAAATCTCAATTTTCAAGCAAAGCTCTTAAACTCCTACAAATCTCAATTTTCAAGCAAAGCTCTTAAACTCCTACAAATCTCAATTTAGACAATACATTTTGTCCTCTTTCTCACTTAAAATTACATGATTCTTCTTTCATCATAAAATAAAGGAGTTTCGAGTTGATAAAAACGCTACCTGTAATGCTAGACTTTGTTATATCCGGAGTTCTGCTCTGTATTGATTCATACTTGCGTACTTCTCTCTTCTTAAAATCTGAGAAAATTTTCACCATTACATGAATGTTCATATATCCAAGCAGTATAAACATCTATCAATGTTAATCTCTCACTACTACTAACCTCTTATAATCTTCTGCGACGGACTCAAACTCTGCCGCTGCTGCGATTTGCTTTTCTCATCTCTCCGACTATTTGTCGAATTCAAACTAGATCGAACTTCGTGATCTCCCTCGGCAGCGTCGACGTCGATAAGGAAAGAATTGAATGTGAGAGTTTCGCCACTGCTAACGACTTCATCTTTCTTCAAAACCCTACATTCCAAGAGATTCTCGCTATCGTCGTACAGCGAAAGCTGCATCGAAGAAGAAACAACAAACATTGTTTAGGCTCCGAAAATAAAAAGTAAATTCTCCATAGAAATTACAGTAGATGGAGACCTTGTTGGTTGAGGTATTGTGTACTAGAAAACCGTCTTGATAAACCTTGCGCTTCTGCTTCATGTGCTTCGTGTAGGTGACGCTCCATCTCTTCACATCCTCCATTGATACGAAACTGAGCAGAGGATTATCGAAACCTAATAAATAGTTTTTGAATGACGAAGATTACTGGAGAAAGATTTTGAATGGCGGGAATCCAATTATTCGTGGTAAAACACATATTTATAgtattatttttttctaattttttgtcgttttattttaataatgtcgTTTTTTGTGAAGTTGTCGTTTTTACAAATGATGTCGTTTTTTTGAAACAGTGTCGGTTTTACTGAATGCTGTCGTTTTTTACGAATGATGTCATTTTCCAACATTGTGTCGTTTTCCTTAAAATATGTCGTTTCCCCTCTCATTCTCTCTGCTCTTAAAACGCTGAAACCAAATTCAGTTCTTCTCATTCTCTCGACTCTTCTCCTCTCCACCAGCAGACGATCTCTCTTCCGGCAACGGCGACTCCAACTCGCCGCCCCTCCTAACCGCACGTCTGGCCAATTGCAACTCCAGATCTACTCTCCTCTGTCGTTAGCCAGGTATAACTAAAATTTACTctgaatatatatgtaaaatcTACTCTTGTGTGTTTGATCTGCTTTCATttgaaaccaaaaaaaaaaagaaatcattTAGATGGTGAGTTTCTGTGTGAATATTTCATAAGCTAGAGCATTTAGATGACCAAAAATGAAGGCTTCAATTTTCCCTGTAATGAGTTTGATAGTTTGGATATGTCTgatttgggatttttttttttacagttgGAACCACCATAATAAAGCTAGAGCAGTATGTCAAACTCATATGATTATATGAAATGAATTTGAAACtgtatataataataaaagaagaagacaaaATGTGCTAATCTTATAGAACAAAATATGTCAAAACATTGCATAAATCTAGAGCatgataatgatatatatatatatatattatatgcgtgtgtgtgtgtgaaagagagtgaaagaagaagaagacattgAAGATTGATGTGTGTGGCAGTAAAGCCACCTCAGTGATTTGGGGATTAGTTCATTTGGTGAACTCTTTACAACAATTCATTAAAGAGATTGCAGTTGTAGGGATATAAAATTAGAGAAATTAGACCAATATCTATATTGTTATATACATATACGGACTAGCTATATTCAATTTAGGTTTTATTTTTAGAGCTTTGACAAGAATaaatttttgaatttaaattactGATGGATTTTAGGATATAATTGCATGTTTCCAAAGAAACTTTGTCTTTCTTTCGTATTGTTGTAATCGACAATGTAAAGAGATAGTTGAGAAAAAAGAAAATTGAAGTGAATAAGAAAAATATTATATGAGGTTTACCCCAATTCGGCTAAAGGATTAATGAAAGCTTTCTATTGTAAGTTAATGACTTAGCTTAGCACTAATAAACTCTTTTGAGCTAGGCATGAGAGATTCTCTGTTCTTTTATTCGTAAACCAAAGTTGAGAGGTTTGATTTAGTTTTGGGACAATAGCTTaataatatatacatacatatatatcatattttGATGAATTCCACACTTGCAATTTTGTGCTCACAGACTCAATAATGGGTCTAGTTTTGGGGCTATcgtttgaaaatatatatacatatatttattgatgAAATCCAAATCTTTCTCCACGCTTATGTATTGACAATCATGATGAGTTTTGATTGTAACTTGTAGTCTGGAATTTGGATTTATGATAGCAGATTTCATGAACTGGTCATTGTGAATTGCTACTATATATGTGTAACCATTAGGATCCTTTTTCTTGAAGTTAACATAATATTGTTGGATCCAAGTGTCTGCCTTGATATATTTTGGAACCGTTCCTGGGGATCCATgatgaaatttgaaaaaaaaagtgtTGCCTTATCAATGCCTTGACGAATTCTCTTGTAAAACCCTATTAGAAATTTGGAAGCAATGCTGCAATGTTATTTGTCATTTTAAGTGTATTCTTTGCATGCTAATTAATTCTCTGTACAATCTGGAGGAGTTCAGTGGATGAAGGGTCAAGTTGGTTGGGTGCTGGCTGGTTGATTGTctgttttgttgttgttgtgtcgTATTAGTCTATCTTTAATTTTATTGTTATCTTATAAGCATTCATAATATAAATGAAAGAATGGGCAAAGAATCATAGATACATGTGGTTTAGTTTTAACAATAAAGTTTAATTGACTGAAAACAAATATTATgagttttaatttaaaacttttgaacttatattaaaatttaaaactatttattttttactttttattaaagtaaatttttttaaaaattcagtTCAACTAATCCGATATTctattttttgttatattttcaGATTCAACCAATCTAACAATCAACTGGGCAAGAGCGTTTTCTCTACAGTTGCTCACAATTATACGCGTTATTCCATTTTGTTTATTGGGATCTCGTTTGCTATTCACATTTTCACTGCAGATCTCATCAAGAAAGTCTAGAAATGGTAATGgcgatttcttttttttttttttaaattatcaatTATTTTAGTTGATTTGAATTATGGGATTTTCTTTGATTGCCTGTTTGAATTCACTGGTATTTGGTGTTTCAGTCTGCGCTTTTCAATTTTCATTCGTTTTTGACGGTGGTGCTATTGGTGATTTGCACTTGCACTTTCTTGAAGATGCAGTTTCCTGCCATTCTCGAGCAAAAAACTGGGTTTGTtcttactctttttttttctctatagTGGGCTTTTCTTATTTTTTGGACCGTGTTTTGTGTATCATTGCTTGTAATTTGTTTTGCCAATTTTTATGACTTGAGTATGTTCCCACTAGTAATTAGATGCTTATGGAACGTTGTATAACATTTAGGATGCACAATTCAGAGATAAGCTGTGCTAGTATTTTTATAGATTACATTTCAATGTCCGAACTAGGAACTGGCCACgttcatacataaaaaaaaaaaaaaaaattgaaaaaatgagATAGAGGTCGAAAGACCTCCTCTTAataacatacatacataaaattaTCAACATATTGTCCAATTCTATATTGTGTATTGTTGCCAAATGTAAGTTTTGGGACCAAATCCGATCTGGCTGTATATAAGCATAGCTTGCAGTAATCAGTGATAGTGATATGAAGAACTTGTGCAGTTTATATATACATCAGTAAAGGATTAGAGTTGGAACTTAGGGATGAGAGTTGTAATATTCAAATGTGTTTCCTTGTGTCAAATTTTATATGGACTGAGGATTTTTAGAATCGGCTGATTCAGGATTTTCCTTCTCCTATGCAATCGTAAGTACATCTTTATAGGAGGGAGTTACAAACTGTTTTATTTTAGGCTATTCTATTAGAATGGTTTCTGATTGGGGAATAGGAGATGAGGAAGCAATGATATTATGCTTAATTCGAGTGTTGAAAGTTGAAAGTGATTGCCTCCATTACATATTGATTCAATTCCTTACTTTTCCTACCTATTGAATAATTACAAATCTGCCTTGGCCTTAGTTTTGTTGCTATGTCAGTTAACTGCAGTTAAAGGTATCCAAAAACTTTTATTCTATTTTTGGTGTGGAGAGGGGGTTTGATGTGGTGTTATTGGGTGTGCAACGTGGTTTAAAGATTAATTTTGAGCCTATTAAATGgtgatttttaaatttatttaaaggcCATTTATATTTTGCACTCCAAGTGTCTCGTTTATCTTCTATTTATTTTCGTTCTTTTTTGCAAGTATTAGCAGATGTTGTTTTGCAAGCTCATGGTTTGCTTGCATTAGATTTGGGGTCTGATTCTTAGGAGAACCTAGCTAGTACTATGCTTTTGTGTCTTGTCTTCCAAAGTAGTAGGTTTAGTGTGATGCTAGTTTTTCACTGGAATTTGCATAACTGGTTTGAGGGATTTCCACGATATGTTGGGGGACGGGTTGACATGGTTTAAAAGATAGTAATAACTAAATTTTCTGATTTCTTTCTTGTGTAATATGGTGTAAACttttgaattattatttcaaTCCTGCTGTGTTCTTATCAACTTGTCTTTTTGGCAGGTTCCGGGGATTCTTTTGGAAAGCAGCTAGAATAGGTGGgtaataataagtattttgaccTCAAAATAATCTTTGTTGTCTAAAATGCTTTGAAGAATGTGGGAAGCATTTGTGAGTAGAAAGATAGTTAGATTATATGATATAACATCCGGGACTCGTTTCCAATTATAAGGCAGCCCGAAGCCATAAGCAAGTCTGCTTGGCTAACAAACTCTGTGCGATTTGGATGTTGATTAGTTTCCTTTCTGTAGTTTGAAATTTGCTTCCTTGTTGATTTTCCTAATGAAGTATTAATGGCTGAATATTAAGAATTAGCTAATGGCAGCTGATTAGTACGTGATCAGATCGAACTTGGAAAATTTGTTTAGATATTAAGTGTGTCAATCTTTGTCTATTTTTTTTCTGATGCAGGTGAACGCTTGAGCCCTTGGGTTGCTGTTGGATGTTTTACAATGGGTGTTTCGATCATATTTTTCTAGGTCGCGATCGCCTTTCTACGTTTCAACCATTCTCGCAATCGAATGTGAAGCTACTGATAATACTTGTCCTGAGTCACTGATTGAACCGTGTGAAAGATTTTTATACTGTGGTAATGAAAAAGTTGTTTAACTATTCTATTTATATGAGTTAAAGTATTTCATCTTCTTTATTTTCCATTCCTTCCAGAAATAGAGCTATAATCAGTTTCAGAGTAGTTGAGTGTATTCATAGATTCATTTGGTTTCTCATCTCTTTGGAGATTTAGGACAACTTTTACATAAATGTAAATCAAGTTggtcacattctttgtgtgttgCTTGAAATGTTGAAAATTTGCTTTGTGTTTTTAATGGGACCATTTCTGCATATAATAATCATACATCAAGAACCcaagttttaattttattattggttTATTGTTTATCAAATTGGTATGAAACTCCCAATACCTTTGGAGTATTAGAGAACAATTATTAATACTAATTAGggattatatatttttggaccatatgttttgtcttattatctgtttggatcatgtgttttgataaattattttttggacttcatattttgtaaaataattcaaataaaacccaaaacccaattttggtaaaaaaaaaaaatcaattgaaatcacaaataatttaccaaactaacaattcagaataaaaataaaattattttgtttgaaaactgtgttgttatattcaactttttatttatcaaaattgagtttatgagtctatttgaactattttagaaaatatagtttaaaaataaattttttaaaataaatggtCCAAATAAATAATCCGAAAAAATACGGGATCCAAAAAAGTATAATCCCTACGTAGCTTTGGACCCATCCATTTCTCTCATATTTATTTATAAACATTTATTGAATAAATATTTggaagaaaacaaaataaaataaaagacatcaaATAAATATGATTACTTGTATTAATAGTTGACTTtaattttctgggttttattTTAAGTGTGTTTTCAATGTCATGATAGAAGGGGAAGAAATACTATACTTTCAAAATAAACTAatatttcatatttttaattagtttaatgTTCAACATCAACTTCTTGAAAAAGTTTCCTTATTTTATAACTTTGGACATATACATTGTACAAGTGTCTTTGCTCTGAGTCACTAATGGTATGTCACAAATCaccaacaaaataaaatataaataaatataagtaagtttattaatgtaaataaaaaataaataaaattgaaagtgACTTGGCTTTTGTTTATTAATGGAAATTGGATGTTTTTCCATTTCAGTGACATAGGATAGGAGTATCAAGTGGAACAATATTTAAGtctattattaataataaatacaaataCAAGGTTGTGTTTTTTGTGTATCTATGAACTAGTGGTGGTACACCTCACCTCAGTTCACAATTCACTTCCCATGAAAAACTTTTTCATTGTTCTAATTAATTGGCCAAAATTTGGATTGTTCAACAAAGATCAACAACCCCcatttaatactttttttttatttaaatacaaAAAGTATAATATTATGGTGTATCAAATCAGATTTTTCTTCATTGTAGATTGATTGGGATTCCTTTGCATTGTCTTGTATGGCtctagtttttcttttattttgttttttttatttaaggatAAGTTGCTTTTTAATCCTTTCAATTAAGATTAGatttattcaattattcttatcttaattaatttaatcaaataaaaaaaaaaacatttgttGTATATAGATCATAGATATCAGTATGGGAGAAGTTAATCGTTGAAATGATAATTGATCGAAAAAGTTCCAGGAGTTGCAAATAAAACTTTAGGCTCATATTGGTCACGGGTTGAGAAAGGGAATTGAAATTTTTGAGATCTAACCTCCCAATAATAATAGAGTTGAAACTATTTACATTATCACtccattaatatttttattttttatgactTTATATTTGGTAAGTATTTTAAAATTTGGTGTGTttgaaaattaaaattttcactATTCCCCTTGGATCACGCGTTTGGGGTTTTTAATATGGTTTTTTGTTTCAAAAATAAGAGTTGAGTATTACAATTGAGCTACTGTATATACGATTTGTATATAACACgaaataaatatttttgtttatttctcttatttttttaACTGAGTTTTATACGTATATTTATTTGTTGTTGAATCTCTAACCATATACATTAAAACAGATTTGTTTATTATACAATAAATCTTATTATAATGTTTTAAATTTTGAAGAATATGTATATTTAACATGCTTAACTTAATaggatttatacttttttttggaccctgtgctttttctcattatttgtttggaccatgtgttttgacaaattactttttagactttatattttgtaaaattgttaaaatagaaccctaaacccgattttggtcaatgtttttttaactaaaatcacaaataatttaccaaactaacaattcaaaacaaaaataaaatcattctgcttaaaaactgtgttgttatattcaattttttcttcatcaaaattgagtttatggttctattttaactattttacaaaacattgggtccaaaaagtaatttgtcaaaatacagggtccaaacagataatgaaaaAATACACAAAATCCAGAAAGGTATAAACCCAACTTAATATAATGAACCAAATTAATTACTTTATGAAATTGTGCTTATTTGATCAGGTTTAATATTGTAGTTAAACTATaatattattgttaattttttatattttaaaaatatacaaACAAGTTTAATTTAATCGTCAAATTTAACACTCTTgattattttgattttttcataAGGTCCTCAAAAATTTCAGTTATATATTAATTGaaactaatttatttattatagttTCATTCTTTCATTACTCGATCATTTAAACCACTAAATaaacttattttttttagtttaaattGTATCGTCATTTAAATAAATTGTGCAGTTTAATCATGTTGCGCCTAATAAATAAAcacttatgtttattttgtttcaAAAATTACGTTCAATATATTTTGTTTGTGAACGTTAGAGTCCAAATATCTATTTCAGACAATTTTTACATGATTCAACTCTCTAAAAATATAAACACAATTTTGCCTCAGTTTCACAAATCTAATTCTCACGAGGAACATAGATATTAGACGAGTAACAAAATCggtaaaaaaatatacattagTAATATGAGACCATCCATTGTTGTGAAAAATAGTGAAAAATAGTTTATTCATCAATACTAACTTCCCATTACACTTTTTTTATGGATTTCAATACATTGAAAACATACTAGAATCAAAATATACTTTTTCGTTTTCTAACACCTGATCGAAAAACTTCAACTTCAAACTCGGGCAGCCACTTTATTCTTCATTTTTTTGGTGATATTTTGCtgcaaaaatattcaaaatttgaattttgggtGGACTAACGTCTCATAGTAAATATTGGTCATTATTTACTTTTTTGAGTGTTTATTTTTCTACAATATATGTTTCTTAATGCTTTTTTTTAGAGCAGtcaaatataaaaagaaatttgtATATGACTTTCATCAATACAATTCTAATTGTTCTatgttttggtatatgttttgtattattattataataaatataggCAATATTATTTATGTATATCATATTAAAAACTTGCACCCTACTAAAAAAAATTCTTGTATATATGGAAGCTATAATTCtcttaatttctttataaactatTTCAAACTAAAGTGAACTCATGTGGTGTGATAATAAGATTTGTGTACTTAGATTTTGAATAATATGATCGTCTTTAAAAGAATATGAGCTCCTTTCACTATGCTTTTGTGGATCATTATATTCCTTTTCTTTGCTCATGCCATTGTTTGTTTTGGTCAATTGGATTAACAAAAAGGAATTATATGcgatcttaaaatatatttttttctaaaaaaatgtgatataatatttttaaattttttttataaaatattagaaaattttaaacaaattaaataaatagatggtattattatctgtttattttaaaataattcatGTACTCTATTATTATTGAAATTATAAGAATATATGTTCTTTTAGTTTAGTTAGCGAATGCATTTCGTTTTTCTCAAACTTAAATTTATCcaacatttattaattattaaaagtCCAAATACATCAAAGCAAATATTGAGAATTTACTTATTTGATACTCGGTATTtttacaaaatatcattttgaATCTCTTTTTTTTTCACTAAGTATTTTTAAATCATTCATATTTGGTATTTTAGACtgagatttgataaataaaattttatcaatatgataaAACTATCATaagttatatataattaagtaattaaatttgaatttagaacTCTTATAATTGAGAGCAGTTTGAATaatttgataaaattttattaattaaatttgagtttaaagtataaaatatgtacgatttcaaaatatataGGGTACCGAATATGTATAATTTCAAAATACAAAGTAACAAATGAGTATTATTGTAAACGCATGGTACCAAAACGATGCACAAAAACACAAGATAACAAATAATTACCTGccctataaaaatattaaatacacGAAACAAAACTCAATATAcaacaataaactaaattatatttttttatttttaaatgggtcAAAATACAAAGGctaagaatatatatatacataatatttaAACAAAATACTTAAGTATAATAtagtattttaaaaatatatatgcaaGTATTTATAACAAAACCCAAATAAATAACAATAACAGTAGCAAtgtcaacaacaacaacaatataaCAGTAACTAACTAACAATACTAAGCTCcttttcaaaaaaagaaaaactaaGCTCTGTCAACAGGCGAATTCAGCCATGGCTGACTCTTTTCGGTCTTCATGTGAGTTTTTCTTATTAAATCACTCCTATTCGCTTATGGTCTGAGTTTGAATGGATTTCGTTTATTAGCCAGCTTTGTTTATTTCGCTGGTGATCTGTTTTGCTATGTTTGCCTTGAATTTCCTTTTCTGAATCGAAAATGACTAGAGTGATTGTTCAAGAAACTGGTATGAACCAAAGAAAATGATGGTTTGTGCTAAAATAGTCTCTAATTTTTGGGTTTCTCACCTAAATGGCGCTGCTTGATTGTTAAAATAGTTGCTG from Humulus lupulus chromosome 5, drHumLupu1.1, whole genome shotgun sequence encodes the following:
- the LOC133778640 gene encoding uncharacterized protein LOC133778640 is translated as MEDVKRWSVTYTKHMKQKRKVYQDGFLVHNTSTNKLSLYDDSENLLECRVLKKDEVVSSGETLTFNSFLIDVDAAEGDHEVRSSLNSTNSRRDEKSKSQQRQSLSPSQKIIRDFKKREVRKYESIQSRTPDITKSSITEWEVLYTTQITKKAKKFHDGFVQLEIRGSMGRQLMLLDESKSTLESKFLKKDEKIESGATISFDAHLVQIGEPHGDHKSFGGSNSNVARETGIMNGQRNYGHGNNSFKTVKEEFAKSEFKSGASHSSQDTTQSSPTEWQVMYTSQLTQKSKKYHDGFLRIANSGSRGRQAMLYDETRKVLNSGFLRRDEVIRTGVSFVFDAYLVDIGQPEGNSEPIAALSAQENCCKIVKEIGKMHRQQNSLAFNKSFLKDKPSGNACLRKATVSDISISAKIDTKESSRTPLTDEPLRNARQILSFLQKPISQNVPDYKFKTPTKEPLLSNPADIDFSEHDQTPELSVSHDQSNESVDAWESRENMDTKRPLDMSSKDIAAISNGDGSQLVNGNNDNGTSHQHLNTDKMEVNSKWRDGAICSDMPCSTTASCGPIDAKKNHLEDNSTCAWNMDECPSFDLGI
- the LOC133778642 gene encoding uncharacterized protein LOC133778642, producing the protein MSALFNFHSFLTVVLLVICTCTFLKMQFPAILEQKTGFRGFFWKAARIGERLSPWVAVGCFTMGVSIIFF